One Ricinus communis isolate WT05 ecotype wild-type chromosome 2, ASM1957865v1, whole genome shotgun sequence DNA segment encodes these proteins:
- the LOC8282743 gene encoding uncharacterized protein LOC8282743, protein MSYPHNPASSNKMLASSSNLPRKTLKIKKQNDDKLFSKQLTSQKGMISMAKPKFSIEDYHGGSAVAVPFTWESQPGTPKINHFRENPLPPLTPPPSYFYNSSPKPKPKTRKHSRPNNLFNSIFPKRTASTRKTAFPASPASSSNSSSTSSSSFSSRIASTSYSVPSSPVTVSRGRIRCGISSPRKSFESSRMVQQQDEDHEHECESPVSTLCFGNGGRGASARSRGFYASMIKVLLRDV, encoded by the coding sequence ATGTCCTATCCTCATAACCCAGCCAGCTCAAATAAAATGCTTGCAAGTAGCTCAAACCTTCCAAGGAAAACCCTGaaaatcaagaaacaaaatgaTGACAAGTTGTTCTCAAAGCAACTAACAAGCCAAAAGGGTATGATCTCCATGGCCAAGCCCAAGTTCTCCATAGAAGATTATCATGGAGGGTCTGCTGTTGCAGTTCCATTCACTTGGGAATCTCAACCAGGCACTCCTAAGATTAACCATTTTAGGGAAAACCCTCTTCCTCCTCTAACTCCACCACCTTCCTACTTCTATAACAGCAGTCCCAAACCAAAACCCAAAACCAGAAAGCACTCCAGACCTAATAATCTCTTCAACTCTATCTTCCCCAAGCGTACAGCTTCTACAAGAAAAACAGCCTTCCCTGCTTCTCCTGCTTCCTCTTCTAATTCTTcatctacttcttcttcttctttctcgtCGAGGATCGCATCAACATCTTATTCTGTTCCATCTTCACCAGTAACAGTTTCAAGGGGTCGAATTCGCTGTGGGATATCCAGTCCCAGAAAATCTTTTGAGTCATCGAGAATGGTGCAACAGCAGGATGAGGATCATGAACACGAATGTGAATCTCCTGTTTCGACGTTGTGCTTCGGGAATGGCGGCCGCGGAGCCAGTGCTAGGTCTCGGGGTTTCTATGCATCCATGATCAAGGTATTGCTTAGAGATGTTTAA